A genomic window from Silene latifolia isolate original U9 population chromosome Y, ASM4854445v1, whole genome shotgun sequence includes:
- the LOC141628169 gene encoding uncharacterized protein LOC141628169, whose product MPGLSPKIAVHRLAIKKGTNPKKQSQRRFRAELAPEIEKEVNKLIEAGFIREVKYSTWIANIVPVRKKNGQLRICVDFRDLNDACPKDYFPLPVTELMIDATTGHEALSFMDCTAGYNQIYMAPKDQEATSFRTPKGIFYYTVMPFGLKNAGATYQHAMQKIFDDMLHNAIECYCLNFWVISKADSIKYILSRPVLSGRLAKWAVLLKQYDLVFVPQKAVKGQAIADFFANHPVPAEWEISDDLPGEEIFYMDVLPPWQMYFNRATRQDGAGAGVVFVTSQNHLMPYAFTLTQLCTNNMAEYQALILGLQMAIEIGVRDMDIYGDSKLVVNQVLGEYEVKKEDLIPYHQQALQLLNQLDDIHVGHVPRSANKLADALANIAATLALGVEESMQVPVCNRWAVSFLEGEENVDTTNMICVYTAEEDDWRQPIIDFLDHQKLPDDPRHKVEIRRRTPKFIHYKGTLYRRSFSG is encoded by the exons ATGCCTGGACTCAGCCCAAAAATTGCAGTTCATCGCCTAGCAATCAAGAAGGGCACCAATCCCAAAAAGCAGTCTCAACGTCGTTTTAGGGCAGAGCTTGCACCTGAAATAGAAAAGGAAGTCAACAAACTCATAGAAGCAGGTTTCATTCGCGAAGTCAAATATTCTACCTGGATAGCAAACATTGTCCCAGTAAGAAAGAAGAATGGACAATTGCGCATATGTGTCGACTTCAGAGACCTTAATGATGCATGCCCGAAGGATTATTTCCCTTTGCCAGTTACAGAGTTGATGATTGACGCAACCACTGGTCATGAAGCACTCTCATTCATGGATTGTACTGCTGGTTATAATCAAATATATATGGCACCTAAAGATCAAGAAGCAACAAGTTTTCGAACCCCAAAAGGAATCTTCtactacacggttatgccgtttggattgaagaatgCTGGCGCTACGTACCAACACGCAATGCAAAAGATCTTCGATGACATGCTGCATAATGCAATAGAGTGTTAT TGCCTCAACTTCTGGGTGATCTCAAAAGCTGATTCAATAAAGTACATACTCTCAAGACCAGTCTTGTCTGGAAGACTTGCGAAATGGGCAGTGTTACTTAAGCAGTATGACTTGGTGTTCGTGCCTCAAAAGGCTGTGAAAGGTCAAGCTATCGCCGACTTCTTTGCTAATCATCCAGTGCCAGCAGAGTGGGAAATTTCAGATGACCTCCCAGGAGAAGAAATTTTCTACATGGACGTTCTACCTCCATGGCAGATGTACTTTAATAGAGCTACAAGGCAAGATGGAGCTGGAGCTGGAGTTGTGTTCGTAACTTCACAAAATCATCTCATGCCATATGCCTTTACACTCACTCAGTTGTGCACAAATAATATGGCAGAATACCAAGCTCTCATACTCGGCCTTCAAATGGCGATCGAAATAGGTGTCAGGGATATGGACATATATGGAGACTCAAAGCTGGTGGTCAATCAAGTCCTTGGTGAATATGAAGTGaaaaaggaagacttgattccCTACCATCAACAGGCATTACAACTGCTGAATCAACTTGACGACATCCATGTTGGTCATGTGCcaaggagtgccaataagttggctGACGCGCTTGCTAATATTGCAGCCACTTTGGCACTGGGGGTAGAAGAGTCTATGCAAGTCCCAGTCTGCAACCGTTGGGCAGTATCTTTCCTTGAAGGGGAAGAAAATGTAGACACAACCAACATGATATGCGTCTACACAGCCGAAGAAGATGATTGGCGTCAACCTATCATTGATTTCTTGGACCACCAAAAATTACCTGATGATCCCAGACACAAGGTTGAGATACGTCGACGTACTCCAAAGTTTATTCACTATAAAGGGACACTCTACAGACGTTCTTTCTCAGGCTAA